In Roseibium algicola, the DNA window AAAGGTGCTGCTCCTGTCCACCGGGGCGGAATCCAACGAGGCCGCCATCCGTCTGGCAAAGCTGGTTACCGGCAAGCACGAGATCGTGGCCTTTACCAAGAGCTGGCACGGCATGACCGGGGCAGCCGCTTCCGCCACCTACAGTCACAACCGGCGGGGCTACGGGCCGGTCAATCCGGGGTCGTTCGCAATCCCCGCCCCCAATGCCTACCGGCCGCGGTTTACCGATGCGAACGGTAATCTGGACTGGAAGACCGAGCTGGACGATGCCTTCGCGCTGGTCGACAGCCAGTCCACCGGCAATCTTGCAGCGTTCATTGCAGAGCCGATCCTGTCGTCAGGCGGCATCATCGAATTGCCGGAGGGCTATCTCGCTGCACTGCGCCAGAAGTGCGACGAGCGCGGGATGCTGCTGATCCTGGACGAGGCCCAGACCGGTATCGGCCGGACGGGGCACATGTTCGCCTTCCAGCGCGACGGGGTGACACCGGACATCCTGACCTTGTCCAAGACCCTGGGTGCCGGATTGCCGCTCTCCGCCGTGCTGACGAGCCGTGCCATCGAGGAAGAAGCGCACCGGAAAGGGTTCGTGTTCCTGACCACCCACGTGTCCGATCCTCTGCCCGCTGCTGTCGGACTGGCGGTGATGGATGTGGTGGAACGGGATGGACTGATCGGCCGTGCTGTTTCGGCGGGCCAGCGGCTGCAAGCCGGGCTGGAAGGCTTGAAGCAGCGTTTTGAGAGTGTTGGCGATGTGCGCGGCCGTGGGCTGCTGCTCGGGCTGGAGATCGTGACCGACCGGGCCAGCCGCCAGCCGGATCTCGCGATGGCAGACCGGATCGGCGCCGAGGCAATGGCACGCGGGCTCAGCATGAACATCGTCAAACTGCCGGCCATGGGCGCGGTCTTCCGCATCGCCCCGCCATTGACGATCTCGGATGACGAGATCGATCAGGGGCTGGACATCATGGCGTCGGCGA includes these proteins:
- a CDS encoding aspartate aminotransferase family protein, which translates into the protein MALESASNSTDTGFWSDVSDHVLRYGPVFEQRVIERAEGSYVYDSSGAPILDFTSGQMSSILGHSHPDIVRTVREQIGQLDHLFSGMLSRPVVDLSKRLGSLVPGLEKVLLLSTGAESNEAAIRLAKLVTGKHEIVAFTKSWHGMTGAAASATYSHNRRGYGPVNPGSFAIPAPNAYRPRFTDANGNLDWKTELDDAFALVDSQSTGNLAAFIAEPILSSGGIIELPEGYLAALRQKCDERGMLLILDEAQTGIGRTGHMFAFQRDGVTPDILTLSKTLGAGLPLSAVLTSRAIEEEAHRKGFVFLTTHVSDPLPAAVGLAVMDVVERDGLIGRAVSAGQRLQAGLEGLKQRFESVGDVRGRGLLLGLEIVTDRASRQPDLAMADRIGAEAMARGLSMNIVKLPAMGAVFRIAPPLTISDDEIDQGLDIMASAIEAARA